A single window of Pseudophryne corroboree isolate aPseCor3 chromosome 5, aPseCor3.hap2, whole genome shotgun sequence DNA harbors:
- the EXOSC4 gene encoding exosome complex component RRP41 produces MAGLELLSDQGYRVDGRKAGELRKIQARMGVFAQADGSAYIEQGNTKALAVVYGPHEIRGSRSKTLHDRAVVNCQYSMATFSTGERKRRPHGDRKSSEMTLHLKQTFEAAILTQLYPRSQIDIYVQILQADGGNYCTCVNAATLAVIDAGIPMRDYVCASSAGFIEDTPLADLSYVEEAAGGPQLALALLPKSDQIALLEMNSRLHEDNMERVMDAASKACKDVYAVLDQVVREHLQEVSALVGDHGSA; encoded by the exons ATGGCGGGGCTGGAGCTGCTGTCGGACCAGGGGTACCGGGTGGACGGCAGGAAGGCCGGGGAGCTGCGGAAGATCCAGGCCCGGATGGGGGTGTTCGCTCAGGCGGACGGATCGGCCTACATAGAGCAGGGGAACACCAAGGCGCTGGCGGTGGTGTACGGGCCGCATGAG ATTCGGGGGTCTCGCAGTAAGACCCTCCATGACCGCGCGGTGGTGAACTGCCAGTACAGCATGGCCACATTCAGCACGGGAGAAAGGAAACGCCGGCCGCATGGAGACCGCAAATCCAGCGAGATGACCCTGCACCTGAAGCAGACGTTCGAGGCTGCCATCCTCACTCAGCTGTACCCGCGCTCCCAGATTGACATCTACGTGCAG ATCCTGCAAGCTGACGGCGGGAACTACTGCACCTGTGTCAACGCAGCCACGCTGGCCGTGATCGACGCCGGAATCCCTATGCGGGACTATGTCTGCGCCTCCTCCGCCGGCTTCATCGAGGACACGCCGCTGGCAGACTTGAGCTACGTGGAGGAGGCAGCCGGCGGGCCCCAGCTGGCACTGGCGCTGTTACCGAAGTCCGACCAGATAGCGTTGCTGGAGATGAACTCGCGGCTGCACGAGGATAACATGGAGCGCGTGATGGACGCGGCCAGTAAGGCTTGTAAGGACGTGTACGCCGTGCTGGACCAAGTAGTGCGGGAACACCTGCAGGAGGTCTCGGCACTGGTGGGAGACCACGGGTCAGCGTGA